In the genome of Cryptomeria japonica chromosome 8, Sugi_1.0, whole genome shotgun sequence, one region contains:
- the LOC131056985 gene encoding kinesin-like protein KIN-8A → MAFYGCPAADSSPARGRWLNSSSASALAAKKLRALTQNQWEEEPQIEAQKLPPRPLKTGRRMSMVNNPGSKMPGMGKPAEKLTDKGRRRHSDVSGKTSAMGKPFGHCNGNPKSRFCTNPLPSLCFPISQPESEDWSSEVSTRGKQGNASEIVPICGEDTERIMVYVRVRPLSKKEEEAGARNCVCVANKKDLFLKDFVNDNDYLRLKRDGDRQYTFDAVFDPSVDQKQVYDTSTAELVDCVLQGRNASVLCYGATGAGKTHTMLGTERNPGVMVLAIKDLFAKLQQLSFNGEHVVSISYLEVYNEAVKDLLSPGKPLVLREDKQGNVSSGITQHHTSTVHEVMILLYRGNHNRITEATRLNETSSRSHAILQVAVEYRLKEGSTTVTRSGKLSLVDLAGSERSTATDQRTLRSVEGANINKSLLALSSCIKALVEGKSHIPYRASKLTQLLKDSLGGACHTTMIANISPSNTSYSETQNTLHWANRAKEIRTRACIANEELEIPDSQIEQNKQLQKEIKQLKLKVAKLEQRLLLAVEGQTPGSTPSLPCSSPLVSSPLTPPATVQLSSSFQALKEDSETMKTEYNTFTKNRKDIIRKLYADYSVSETVSLQQPSRTPNSASQSDYAHPHSKPHQWPPRPPRLSDVGRRPARPRFSDVGMNAHSPSRISSSPGSGQKRPRPFGDITNCSAGGRMETTD, encoded by the exons ATGGCATTTTATGGTTGTCCTGCTGCTGATTCCTCCCCTGCTAGGGGAAGATGGTTAAATTCTTCTTCTGCTTCTGCTCTTGCAGCCAAAAAGTTAAGAGCTTTGACACAGAACCAGTGGGAGGAGGAGCCTCAGATTGAAGCCCAAAAGCTTCCTCCTAGGCCTTTGAAAACAGGCAGGAGAATGTCTATGGTTAATAATCCAGGGTCCAAAATGCCAGGTATGGGCAAGCCTGCTGAAAAACTCACAGACAAGGGTCGCCGCAGACATTCAGATGTCTCTGGGAAAACATCTGCAATGGGGAAACCTTTTGGCCACTGTAATGGCAATCCTAAATCTAGGTTCTGCACTAATCCCTTACCCAGTTTATGTTTTCCTATTTCACAGCCTGAATCAGAAGATTGGAGTAGTGAAGTAAGCACAAGGGGCAAACAGGGGAATGCCTCTGAGATAGTGCCTATTTGTGGAGAAGATACAGAGAGGATAATGGTTTATGtgagagtgaggccactgtcaaagaaagaagaggaagcagGTGCCCGAAACTGTGTTTGTGTTGCCAACAAGAAGGATCTcttcttgaaggactttgttaatGACAATGACTATTTGAGATTGAAGAGGGATGGTGATCGGCAATACACATTTGATGCAGTTTTCGATCCCTCTGTGGACCAGAAACAGGTCTATGACACAAG CACTGCGGAGCTTGTTGATTGTGTTCTGCAAGGAAGAAATGCCTCTGTGTTGTGCTACGGAGCAACAGGGGCAGGGAAAACCCACACTATGCTTGGAACAGAGAGGAATCCAGGTGTTATGGTTCTTGCCATAAAAGATCTCTTTGCAAAGCTTCAACAGTTGAGCTTTAATGGTGAACATGTTGTTTCAATCTCTTATCTTGAGGTCTACAATGAAGCAGTGAAGGATCTCCTGTCACCTGGCAAGCCTCTTGTTCTCAGAGAggataaacag GGGAATGTCTCTTCAGGGATAACCCAACACCATACGAGTACAGTTCATGAG GTGATGATCTTGCTCTATAGAGGCAACCATAACCGAATAACAGAGGCCACTCGACTCAATGAGACCTCATCACGATCCCATGCTATCCTGCAG GTTGCGGTGGAATACAGACTAAAGGAGGGATCAACCACTGTTACTCGTTCAGGTAAATTATCTCTTGTAGATTTGGCTGGATCTGAGAGATCTACTGCCACAGATCAACGGACGCTGAGATCTGTAGAAGGGGCCAATATAAATAAATCCCTTTTGGCCCTCAGTAGCTGCATTAAGGCTCTGGTGGAAGGGAAAAGTCACATTCCATATAGAGCTTCTAAACTTACACAGCTTCTCAAG GATTCGTTGGGTGGAGCTTGCCACACAACTATGATTGCAAACATCAGTCCTAGCAATACATCTTATTCAGAAACACAGAATACTCTTCATTGGGCAAACCGAGCAAAGGAAATTCGAACAAGG GCTTGCATTGCAAATGAAGAGTTAGAGATACCCGATTCCCAAATTGAACAGAACAAGCAGCTGCAAAAGGAGATTAAGCAATTAAAATTGAAGGTTGCGAAATTGGAACAAAGGCTACTACTTGCTGTGGAAGGCCAAACACCTGGTTCCACTCCATCTCTGCCCTGCTCATCTCCCCTTGTTTCTTCTCCTTTAACTCCACCTGCTACTGTCCAATTGAGTAGCAGCTTCCAAGCATTGAAAGAGGACTCTGAAACTATGAAAACAGAGTACAATACCTTCACCAAGAACAGAAAGGATATCATCCGGAAGCTTTATGCAGATTATTCTGTCTCTGAAACAGTGAGTCTCCAGCAACCAAGCAGGACGCCTAATTCAGCCTCCCAAAGTGATTATGCCCACCCTCATTCAAAACCCCATCAATGGCCACCCAGACCTCCTCGACTCTCGGATGTGGGGAGGAGGCCAGCCAGGCCACGATTCTCAGATGTGGGGATGAATGCCCATTCTCCATCTCGTATCTCGTCATCGCCTGGATCAGGGCAAAAGCGCCCCCGCCCCTTTGGGGATATCACCAACTGCAGTGCAGGGGGCAGAATGGAAACCACTGATTAA